Proteins encoded together in one Camelina sativa cultivar DH55 chromosome 9, Cs, whole genome shotgun sequence window:
- the LOC104711043 gene encoding cysteine-rich receptor-like protein kinase 4: MSSCASFFCLFPFLIRLTFAYSLSPTSAPAQIPKYLNHFCPNTSITYSRNMTYFTNLKTLLSSLSSRNALYTTGFQTATVGQASDQVTGLFLCRGDVSQEVCRNCVAFSVNETLQRCPYKREAVLYYDECMLRYSHQNILSTVTYNGNFSMTLNGANISSTNQNDQVHQFRDSVWITLKEAAIDAANSSRKFCTKRKAIASKTLYLLVQCTPDLTTQDCLHCLQKSINGMFLYRTGGRFLYPSCNSRYELYSFYNEAANTTPPASISCRGKSRNTYVIVIVVVVPIIALFILSVAVFNFRAKKTRTTYEREPSTQERATITIAGSLQFDFKEIEAATNKFCETNKLGQGGFGEVYKGIFPSRVHVAVKRLSKTSGQGEREFANEVVVVAKLQHRNLVRLLGFCLERDERILVYEFVPNKSLDYFIFDPTMQNQLDWTRRYKIIGGIARGILYLHQDSRLTIIHRDLKASNILLDANMNPKIADFGMARIFGMDQTEANTRRVVGTYGYMSPEYAMYGQFSMKSDVYSFGVLVLEIISGKKNSNLYQMDTGPGNLVTYTWRLWSNGSSLELVDPSFHDKYRISEVSRCIHIALLCVQEEAEDRPTMSAVVQMLTTSSNALPVPQRPGFFFRSRLEQARLVDLSINTSALCSVDDGTMTPVTPR; the protein is encoded by the exons ATGTCTTCTTGCGCCTCTTTCTTCTGcctctttccttttctcattCGTCTTACATTTGCCTATTCCTTATCTCCTACTTCAGCACCAGCTCAAATTCCTAAATACTTAAACCATTTTTGTCCAAACACTAGTATAACTTATTCGAGAAACATGACTTACTTCAccaatctcaaaacccttttgtcctctctctcttcccggAATGCTTTATACACTACGGGATTCCAAACTGCCACGGTGGGACAAGCCTCCGACCAGGTCACGGGATTATTCCTTTGTCGCGGAGACGTTTCGCAAGAAGTTTGCCGTAACTGCGTAGCCTTTTCTGTCAACGAGACATTACAAAGGTGCCCGTATAAAAGAGAAGCCGTGCTCTACTACGATGAGTGTATGCTCAGATACTCTCACCAGAATATTCTCTCGACCGTTACATACAATGGAAATTTTAGCATGACGTTGAACGGCGCTAATATTTCATCAACTAATCAAAATGATCAAGTACATCAGTTCAGGGATTCGGTGTGGATCACGTTGAAAGAAGCTGCCATTGACGCAGCGAACAGTTCTAGGAAGTTTTGTACGAAACGAAAGGCCATCGCATCCAAGACTTTGTACTTGCTCGTTCAGTGCACTCCTGATCTTACAACACAAGACTGTTTACATTGCCTACAAAAGTCCATCAATGGAATGTTTCTTTACAGAACTGGAGGAAGATTTCTTTACCCTAGTTGTAATTCAAGGTACGAGCTTTACTCGTTCTACAATGAAGCCGCCAATACAACACCACCAGCATCGATTTCATGTCGTG GAAAAAGTAGAAACACCTATGTCATAGTcatcgttgttgttgttccaaTCATTGCTCTTTTTATTCTGTCCGTAGCTGTTTTTAATTTCCGGGCTAAGAAAACAAGGACGACTTATGAGAGGGAACCATCGACTCAAG AAAGGGCTACTATAACCATTGCGGGCTCACTTCAGTTTGATTTTAAGGAAATTGAGGCAGCAACAAATAAGTTTTGTGAGACTAACAAACTTGGCCAAGGTGGATTCGGTGAAGTTTACAAG GGTATATTTCCTAGTCGAGTACATGTTGCAGTCAAGAGGTTATCCAAGACATCAGGACAAGGTGAAAGAGAGTTCGCAAACGAAGTTGTTGTTGTGGCAAAGCTTCAACATAGAAATTTGGTAAGACTACTAGGGTTTTGTTTGGAAAGAGATGAAAGGATACTTGTCTATGAGTTTGTGCCCAACAAAAGCCTTGACTACTTCATTTTTG ACCCTACAATGCAAAACCAGCTGGACTGGACTAGACGATACAAAATCATTGGAGGAATTGCTAGAGggattctttatcttcatcaagattcacgACTGACAATCATACATCGTGACCTCAAAGCAAGTAATATCCTCCTAGACGCTAATATGAACCCAAAGATTGCCGACTTTGGAATGGCGAGAATTTTTGGAATGGACCAAACGGAAGCCAATACGAGGAGAGTTGTTGGAACATA TGGCTATATGTCTCCCGAGTATGCAATGTATGGCCAGTTCTCCATGAAATCAGATGTGTATAGCTTTGGGGTCTTAGTTCTTGAAATTATAAGTGGGAAAAAGAACAGCAATCTCTATCAAATGGATACTGGTCCTGGCAATTTGGTTACATAT ACTTGGAGACTATGGAGCAATGGGTCATCATTGGAACTCGTGGATCCATCGTTTCATGATAAGTATCGAATCAGCGAAGTTTCAAGATGCATCCATATCGCTTTACTATGTGTtcaagaagaagctgaagatcGTCCAACCATGTCAGCTGTTGTCCAGATGCTCACTACTAGCTCAAATGCTCTCCCTGTTCCTCAACGACCAGGTTTTTTCTTCCGGAGTAGACTTGAACAAGCACGACTAGTGGATCTATCTATCAATACGTCCGCTCTCTGCTCCGTCGATGATGGTACCATGACTCCAGTAACTCCTCGTTga